Proteins found in one Pelobates fuscus isolate aPelFus1 chromosome 10, aPelFus1.pri, whole genome shotgun sequence genomic segment:
- the LOC134575262 gene encoding zinc finger protein OZF-like: MDEDLIVANEANLTKTHESTKQEEMVTECVTQGGKANLKTIKTETPCESDHKTDENKVDINHTAQPPISVYTDFDNSRCVLDVKCETADTDNQSLAAEKCVNLGSHLLKPRKVYIREKMLSCFECGKWYASKSELARHQITHTGERAFACSECGKRFTRKSSLVAHVRIHTGHKPFTCSTCGRSFPQSSNLVVHERIHRGEKPFSCSECGKCYSTKSYLLTHQKIHTGNKPFACSECEKCFPTRSDLRRHERTHTGEKPYGCSECGKCFTTSSYLVAHERIHTGEKPFSCSECEKTFTQPSSLVLHERIHIGEKPFSCSECGKCFSQSGSLVIHERIHTGEKPFTCSECGKSFSTKSYLVTHERIHTGEKPFSCSECRRSFTSKSELTIHKRIHTGEKPFACTECGKCFSRKSGLSRHERCHTGEKPFSCSECGKCFSHRTNLYVHKRIHSRSDLYECNE, from the coding sequence ATGGATGAGGACTTGATAGTGGCAAATGAAGCAAATCTCACAAAAACTCACGAGTCAACAAAGCAAGAAGAGATGGTGACTGAATGTGTGACTCAGGGTGGCAAAGCGAACCTAAAAACCATAAAAACAGAAACGCCATGTGAAAGCGATCATAAAACTGATGAAAACAAAGTTGATATCAATCATACAGCACAACCCCCTATAAGCGTATATACTGATTTTGATAATTCAAGATGTGTACTTGATGTTAAGTGTGAAACTGCTGACACAGATAACCAAAGCTTGGCTGCTGAGAAATGTGTCAATCTTGGATCACACCTTCTAAAGCCCCGGAAAGTTTACATAAGAGAGAAGATGTTATCATGTTTTGAATGTGGAAAATGGTATGCCTCAAAATCGGAGCTTGCTAGGCATCAAATAACTCACACAGGTGAAAGGGCATTTgcctgttctgaatgtgggaaacgtTTTACCAGAAAGTCCTCTCTTGTTGCTCATGTGAGGATTCACACGGGTCACAAACCATTCACTTGTTCAACATGTGGCAGATCTTTCCCCCAAAGCTCCAATCTTGTTGTACATGAGAGAATTCACAGAGGAGAAAAACCTTTTTCATGTTCGGAATGTGGTAAATGCTATTCCACAAAGTCATATCTTCTTACACATCAGAAAATTCACACTGGTAATAAGCCTTttgcatgttctgaatgtgaaaaatgtttcCCCACAAGATCTGACCTTAGACGGCatgagagaactcacacaggagaaaaaccgtATGGTTGTTCTGAATGCGGAAAGTGTTTCACCACTAGCTCTTACCTTGTAGCACACGAGAGAATTCATACAGGAGAAAAAcccttctcatgttctgaatgtgaaaaaaCGTTTACTCAGCCTTCAAGTCTCGTTTTACATGAGCGAATTCACATAGGTGAAAAGCCATTTTCATGTtcagaatgtggaaaatgtttttccCAAAGTGGAAGTCTTGTTATACACgagagaattcacacaggagagaaaccatttacatgttctgaatgtgggaaaagtTTTAGCACAAAGTCATATCTTGTTACCCATGAGCgcattcacacaggagaaaagccattctcatgttctgaatgccgAAGATCTTTTACCTCAAAGTCAGAGCTTACTATACACAAGAGAATTCACACGGGAGAAAAGCCTTTTGCGTGTAccgaatgtggaaaatgtttttcaaGAAAATCGGGGCTTAGCCGACATGAGAGAtgtcacacaggagaaaaacctttttcatgttcagaatgtgggaaatgcttttcccacagaactaATCTTTATGTACACAAGAGAATACACTCAAGGTCAGATCTGTATGAatgtaatgaataa